From one Culex quinquefasciatus strain JHB chromosome 3, VPISU_Cqui_1.0_pri_paternal, whole genome shotgun sequence genomic stretch:
- the LOC6050230 gene encoding integral membrane protein GPR155 codes for MESGSTSVVPNKTAAALLMDAAIAAINGTATSTPMTPGDDDDQPSISMDNLYPALIQCFAIIICGYLAGRLNIITNTEAKGLNTFVGTFALPSVIFLSLAELNWSTVNWNFLLSILISKTIVFLAVAIISLLVARPVNYGRAGLLAIFCTQSNDFAIGFPIVTALYSKIHPEYASYIYLLAPISLAILNPIGYVLCEISKIKAKAAAENEPIESANGRRPSVPPCSQMADSANSNRKLLKGKVLVVVKIIESVFFNPVLLMTVLGVIGGRIFQNGLPVFLSSILQVLGNSFSGTALFLLGLRMVGKAATLQGPGFILPGILIIVKLLVLPLVTRQTVNIMNAGANFSETTDLSTFGFLYGTFPAAPGVFVIASQYNMDVDLIASSMVASTFISAPLMFISAKMITITNLNPSDYLNELDKFAFDISIVAICCSVWMLLLFTLTRRVKKMPHRITACLIISQLLCNIGVIMWSTLEQTSGWRMYVQFYFFTIGCYSSRLWTAFLAITILFLQCRSLCFVLKLWPLFIAAAWGLPTLIVSLLFMLDTKNITPTEKRNPSFQYGNAQAAIAVFLLVMCFIVTVGCLILHQRFKKRHERYMALSREVSSPDADTATVVGSTSSVANLIQEAANGNGIHRRRHSVTSSDDEILRGGDTDGGCNGGGNGCCSSNRGTVRSVVDIEDLVAQRSINNDIENEETITSSGMCSAQFNCPSASKQQCQSLIDRYREHARDGLEPLEFDKNVDEHQTLKHMVLLILLLCSMFVGLAISVWTLIMEGMSGIYVELTFLDAFLNFGQSIIVLAVFITDTGELLLPLLKFWRKVWYGANMLQLPIWSEISTETRHICDQFTTHHLENCRKAIAKDKRWRIKIYKKVFYGNVFVDWLLEVGLAKDRSDATLYARRLIDGRVLRHINNVYHFHDRNLLYTFCDRL; via the exons ATGGAAAGTGGTTCGACCTCGGTCGTACCAAACAAGACTGCGGCTGCACTGTTGATGGATGCTGCAATTGCTGCCATCAATGGGACGGCGACGTCGACGCCGATGACGCCAGGAGACGACGATGATCAGCCGAGCATATCGATGGACAATCTGTACCCGGCGCTGATCCAGTGCTTTGCCATCATAATCTGCGG ATACCTGGCCGGTCGGCTGAACATCATCACCAACACCGAAGCGAAGGGCCTCAACACCTTTGTCGGCACGTTCGCCCTGCCGTCGGTGATCTTTCTGTCGCTGGCCGAACTCAACTGGAGCACGGTCAATTGGAATTTTCTGCTCTCGATCTTGATCTCGAAAACGATCGTGTTCCTGGCGGTGGCGATCATCTCGCTGCTGGTGGCCCGCCCCGTGAACTATGGCCGCGCCGGCCTGCTGGCCATCTTCTGCACCCAGAGTAACGACTTTGCGATTGGGTTTCCCATCG tCACGGCTTTGTACTCCAAAATACACCCGGAGTATGCGTCGTACATCTACCTGCTGGCGCCGATCTCGCTGGCGATCCTCAACCCAATCGGATACGTTTTGTGTGAGATTTCGAAGATCAAAGCAAAAGCGGCTGCGGAAAATGAGCCCATTGAATCTGCTAATGGCCGCCGGCCGTCGGTTCCACCGTGCTCCCAGATGGCGGACTCGGCCAACTCCAATCGCAAACTTCTGAAGGGCAAAGTTCTAGTCGTAGTTAAGATTATCGAGTCCGTCTTCTTCAACCCGGTGCTGTTGATGACCGTGCTGGGTGTGATCGGAGGTCGCATCTTCCAGAACGGTCTGCCAGTGTTCCTGTCTAGCATTCTGCAGGTACTAGGCAACTCCTTCTCCGGAACGGCCTTGTTCCTGCTAGGACTGCGAATGGTAGGCAAGGCAGCTACCCTGCAAGGTCCTGGATTTATCCTACCCGGCATTCTGATCATTGTGAAGTTACTGGTGCTACCGTTGGTGACACGTCAAACGGTCAACATTATGAACGCCGGAGCCAACTTTTCCGAAACGACCGATCTCAGCACGTTTGGCTTCCTGTACGGAACATTCCCGGCCGCCCCAGGAGTCTTCGTTATCGCCTCGCAGTACAACATGGACGTGGACTTGATCGCGAGCAGCATGGTTGCGTCGACCTTCATCAGCGCACCGTTGATGTTCATCTCGGCCAAGATGATCACGATCACCAACCTCAACCCGTCGGACTATCTCAACGAGCTGGACAAGTTCGCCTTCGACATCAGCATCGTGGCCATTTGCTGCTCCGTCTGGATGCTGCTTCTGTTCACCCTAACCCGAAGGGTCAAAAAGATGCCCCACCGAATTACGGCCTGTCTGATCATTTCGCAGCTGCTCTGCAACATTGGTGTGATCATGTGGTCAACCCTGGAACAAACCAGCGGTTGGCGAATGTACGTCCAGTTCTACTTCTTCACGATCGGCTGCTACAGCAGCCGGCTCTGGACCGCGTTCCTCGCAATCACCATACTCTTTCTGCAATGTCGCAGTTTGTGCTTCGTCCTcaaactttggccactcttc ATCGCGGCAGCGTGGGGCCTCCCAACGCTCATCGTCTCCCTGCTGTTCATGCTGGACACCAAGAACATCACCCCCACCGAGAAGCGCAACCCGAGCTTCCAGTACGGCAACGCGCAAGCCGCCATAGCCGTGTTTCTGCTGGTAATGTGCTTCATCGTAACCGTGGGTTGTCTCATTCTGCACCAGCGGTTCAAGAAGCGCCACGAGCGGTACATGGCCCTCTCGCGGGAGGTTTCGTCGCCGGATGCGGACACGGCGACCGTGGTTGGATCGACCAGCTCGGTGGCCAATTTGATTCAGGAAGCGGCCAATGGAAATGGGATTCATCGGAGGAGGCATTCGGTGACGTCGAGTGATGATGAGATACTGAGGGGAGGGGATACCGATGGAGGGTGTAACGGGGGTGGAAATGGGTGCTGTTCGTCGAACAGGGGTACGGTTCGTTCCGTGGTGGACATTGAGGATCTGGTCGCGCAGAGGAGTATCAACAATGATATTGAAAA CGAGGAAACCATCACCTCTAGCGGCATGTGCTCGGCCCAGTTCAACTGTCCATCGGCGTCCAAGCAGCAGTGCCAGTCGCTGATCGACCGGTACCGTGAGCACGCCCGCGACGGTCTGGAACCGCTCGAGTTTGACAAGAACGTCGACGAGCACCAGACGCTGAAGCACATGGTCCTGCTGATTTTGCTGCTCTGCTCGATGTTTGTCGGACTGGCGATTTCCGTCTGGACACTGATCATGGAGGGAATGTCGGGGATCTACGTGGAGCTTACGTTTTTGGACGCGTTCCTCAACTTTGGCCAGAGCATCATCGTGCTGGCGGTGTTTATTACCGATACCGGGGAGTTGCTGCTGCCGTTGCTCAAGTTCTGGCGCAAGGTCTGGTACGGGGCGAACATGCTGCAGCTGCCGATTTGGAGCGAAATCAGTACGGAAACGCGCCACATTTGCGACCAGTTTACGACGCATCACCTGGAGAACTGCAGGAAGGCCATCGCAAAGGATAAGAG ATGGCGCATCAAGATCTACAAGAAGGTGTTTTACGGCAACGTCTTTGTCGACTGGTTGCTGGAGGTCGGACTGGCCAAGGATCGCTCAGATGCAACGCTGTACGCGCGCCGTCTCATCGACGGCCGGGTACTGCGGCACATCAACAACGTGTACCACTTTCACGATCGCAACCTGCTGTACACGTTCTGCGATCGGTTGTAA
- the LOC6050235 gene encoding LOW QUALITY PROTEIN: uncharacterized protein LOC6050235 (The sequence of the model RefSeq protein was modified relative to this genomic sequence to represent the inferred CDS: inserted 5 bases in 4 codons), translating into MEIMEEGNLMDRIPILLQRDLEYYEANQKVLQENICPGXVGGKLDFPRSASFASVKIVKWLEDEYFAAYRKNSGLLDLDDVLRDNQGKESDDAAGCGGIVKSSDPEKFVLLVVKSVDNMLEHLHTLSQEALDHADLTVLTATIGASALIKNSLFIWLGCVTKNVCPPKGDEKGGSLKMSYKQYSEMTEALAERLLDLHCRLLTMYIIQDADSLHWESQHPFFESERGSYTVQLWWLYMQGTKQDLWSSVPPTMAQRVFAGMLNETLTVLTVRYTQTVPSRARSTLLLVDISNILLCAGVLLPAICENGEAFVGLNISNQSKIIRDIHSKCQELFCCLLLRGVPLGVLYKITKKGVNSIAMFNQRQGLITPWTIFALPKLFPRXQNGHWATRCSELPTNTALSLELKVLLAAPQANWWLILKALLMREAHLSSLIFHHLIKNVPSGDNYINSSKQPSINRESMSRKCDGFLCGLECNDIVQWSLEQKDPIGQTNYQVLMGLTYIVIIAGKTSDVNRTLISALEKSKLNDWASCLDRRQVWNQKRPPWLEAILHLVYPILDPIIHMLVAAVQNTASVYQAMSLSLSCFSEMWDCIPDCLYTVVTCLIEILPAEIRPLGDSVLIQVLYMALYSKLLEAAESEAEAEQKEQKESKDSQTPPAPPPEGYVSTINMKPRSVICQTLAEAICFIDEDNKHTEQLNSLIAQARRASGXASTLETEMEEAVGLSFASTSKIDELDAFVHHTPSVRSEEEFDVENAEYIAELLVSDVVVSAVGKLSMKMIYQYIRKNIEWILQQLGXSDVEVNPQPNPGQNIKEEQQTLIDIMFHIGNQSFDQLLSGQLDIDYNSWFQTPMSMSAEKAWLQVSQRWEFQPSAKLSVHEALMVSFITSVLKP; encoded by the exons ATGGAGATTATGGAAGAAGGAAATCTCATGGACAGGATACCGATCCTGCTCCAGCGAGACTTGGAGTATTACGAG GCCAACCAAAAAGTGCTTCAGGAGAATATCTGTCCAGG GGTCGGTGGCAAGCTGGACTTTCCGCGGTCTGCTTCGTTTGCATCGGTGAAGATCGTCAAGTGGTTGGAGGATGAATACTTTGCCGCGTACAGGAAAAATTCGGGATTGTTGGATTTGGACGACGTCCTTCGGGATAATCAGGGCAAAGAGAGCGACGATGCGGCCGGATGTGGCGGTATAGTTAAGTCTTCGGATCCAGAGAAGTTTGTACTGTTGGTGGTAAAATCAGTGGACAATATGCTGGAACATCTCCACACGTTGTCCCAGGAAGCTTTGGATCACGCTGACCTAACTGTGCTGACGGCCACGATTGGCGCCTCGGCCTTGATCAAGAATAGTTTGTTCATTTGGCTGGGGTGTGTTACCAAGAATGTGTGTCCGCCCAAGGGTGACGAGAAAGGAGGATCGTTGAAGATGAGCTACAAACAGTACTCCGAGATGACGGAAGCCCTGGCGGAACGACTGCTGGATCTTCACTGCAGGTTGTTGACCATGTACATCATACAGGACGCGGACAGTCTCCACTGGGAGAGTCAACATCCGTTTTTTGAGTCGGAACGAGGATCGTACACTGTTCAGCTGTGGTGGTTATACATGCAGGGTACCAAGCAGGACCTGTGGAGTTCAGTACCTCCGACGATGGCTCAACGGGTCTTTGCCGGCATGCTAAATGAAACGCTAACGGTGCTAACGGTACGCTACACGCAGACGGTTCCAAGTCGCGCTCGGTCAACGCTTTTACTGGTGGACATTTCAAACATTCTACTCTGTGCCGGAGTTCTGTTGCCGGCGATTTGCGAAAACGGTGAAGCATTCGTGGGACTTAATATTTCTAACCAAAGCAAGATCATACGCGATATTCACTCCAAGTGCCAGGAACTGTTTTGCTGTCTGCTGCTTCGAGGAGTCCCACTTGGTGTTTTATACAAG ATCACCAAAAAAGGCGTCAACTCGATCGCCATGTTCAACCAACGCCAGGGTCTCATAACCCCGTGGACCATTTTCGCCCTTCCAAAACTCTTTCCAC ATCAAAACGGTCACTGGGCTACGCGTTGTTCAGAACTACCTACGAACACCGCACTCTCGCTGGAGCTTAAAGTACTGCTGGCGGCCCCGCAAGCCAACTGGTGGTTGATCCTCAAAGCTCTACTGATGAGGGAGGCCCACTTGTCTTCGCTGATATTTCACCACTTGATCAAGAACGTTCCATCGGGGGACAATTACATTAACAGTTCCAAGCAGCCGTCGATCAACCGCGAGAGCATGTCCCGCAAGTGCGATGGCTTTCTGTGCGGACTCGAGTGCAACGATATCGTGCAGTGGTCGCTGGAGCAGAAGG ATCCCATCGGTCAAACCAACTACCAAGTGTTGATGGGGCTGACTTACATCGTGATCATTGCCGGCAAAACGTCGGATGTCAACAGGACGCTCATTTCCGCGCTGGAGAAGAGCAAACTGAACGACTGGGCTTCCTGTCTGGATCGTCGCCAGGTGTGGAACCAGAAGAGACCGCCATGGTTGGAAGCCATTCTGCACCTGGTCTATCCGATCCTGGACCCGATCATCCACATGCTGGTCGCGGCTGTTCAAAACACCGCAAGTGTCTACCAGGCAATGTCCCTGTCGTTGTCTTGCTTTTCGGAAATGTGGGACTGCATTCCGGACTGTTTGTACACGGTGGTGACTTGCTTGATCGAGATTCTACCGGCGGAGATCAGGCCGCTGGGTGATTCGGTGTTGATCCAGGTGTTGTACATGGCTCTGTACTCGAAGTTGCTAGAGGCTGCCGAGAGTGAAGCGGAAGCCGAGCAGAAGGAGCAGAAAGAATCAAAGGATTCGCAGACTCCGCCGGCACCGCCTCCGGAGGGTTACGTCTCGACGATCAACATGAAACCCAGATCGGTCATTTGCCAGACGTTGGCCGAAGCGATCTGCTTCATCGACGAGGATAACAAGCACACCGAGCAGCTGAACTCGCTGATCGCGCAGGCCCGGAGAGCCAGCG CGGCCAGTACGCTGGAGACGGAGATGGAGGAAGCGGTCGGGTTGAGCTTTGCCAGTACTTCCAAGATCGACGAGCTGGATGCGTTCGTACATCATACGCCAAGCGTTCGCTCGGAGGAAGAGTTCGACGTGGAGAACGCGGAGTACATTGCGGAGTTGCTGGTCAGCGATGTGGTTGTGAGTGCCGTTGGAAAACTTAGTATGAAG ATGATCTATCAATACATTCGAAAGAACATTGAGTGGATCTTGCAGCAGCTGG TGAGTGACGTTGAGGTGAATCCTCAGCCTAACCCCGGCCAGAACATCAAGGAAGAGCAGCAAACGCTGATCGACATAATGTTCCACATCGGGAATCAGTCCTTCGATCAGCTGCTCAGCGGTCAGCTGGACATCGATTACAACAGCTGGTTCCAGACGCCGATGTCGATGAGTGCGGAAAAGGCATGGCTGCAGGTTTCACAGCGCTGGGAGTTCCAACCGTCGGCAAAGCTATCCGTCCATGAAGCTTTGATGGTGTCTTTTATTACTTCTGTGCTGAAACCCTAG